The proteins below are encoded in one region of Coffea arabica cultivar ET-39 chromosome 4c, Coffea Arabica ET-39 HiFi, whole genome shotgun sequence:
- the LOC140003923 gene encoding nuclear pore complex protein NUP155-like isoform X2, with the protein MLALSLTWKKLWKLLDMLVIPILLNPESIKLVCILLQWPPLVEVVDTWELPPVLIERYNASGGEGTALCGIFPDIRRAWASVDNTLFIWRFDKWDGQCPEYSVDEQAICAVGLAKAKPGIFVEAIQYLLILATPAELILLGVCCSGRGDGSDPYAEVVLQPLHEYRIPSDGVTMTCITCTDWGRIFLSGRDGHVYEMQYTTGSGWQKRCRKVCVTAGLGSVISRWVVPNVFKFAAVDPIVEMVADNERHILYGRTEQMKIQVFSLGPGGDGPLKKVAEERNLISQKDPSYGGRQPVGSRLPSRSNKTSMVSISPLSILESKSLHLVAVLSDGRRMYLTTAPSGGNSGSLGGLGGLGSNLQRPSCLKVVATRPSPPLGVGSGLAFGAMALSGRSQNEDLSLKIESGHYSAGALVLSDSSPSTSSSLLIVNRDSSTQASSTGLVAGARSSRALRELVSSLPIEGRMLFVADILPHPDTAAIVQSLYLQLEFCGFDGTWESSEKASRKLWARGDLSTLHILPRRRIVVFSTMGMMEIVFNRPVDILRRLLESSSPRSLLEDFFNRYGAGEASAMCLMLAARIVCSETLISNIVAEKAADAFEDPRLVGIPQLEGSGALSNTRTPAGGFSMGQVVQEAEPVFSGAYEGLCLCSSRLLLPLWELPVFIAKSGTSSSDMVVICRLPVGAMQVLEDKIRSIEKFLSSRRNQRRGLYGSVAGLGDVTGSILIGTGSDMGVGDRSMVRNLFGSYSRNVETSEGGSSAKRQRLPYTSAELAAMEVRSMECIRQLLLRCSEALFLLQLLSQHHVTRLISNFDANTRQAVVQLTFHQLVCEEEGDKLATRLIASLMEYYTGPDGRGTVDDISGRLRDGCPSYFKESDYKFFLAVECLERAAATFDAEERENLAREAFNYLSKVPESADLRTVCKRFEDLRYYEAVVRLPLQKAQALDPAGDALNEQKDVRDFALAQREQCYEIIASALRALKGDNSPKEFGSPIKPVAQSALDQGSRKKYISQIVQLGIQSSDRVFHEYLYRTLIGLGLEDELLEYGGPDLVPFLQSAGREPSQEVHAVSAVTSSTSPLGQSRLSIALHQAKYLELLARYYVLKRQHILAAHVLVRLAERRSTEGGHAPTLEQRRQYLSNAVLQAKSATEVDNTSVSARGSLDNGLLDLLEGKLTVIQFQIKIKEELEAMASRLEASPSTVNSVSNDSQQEQSTSPNADLIRTISEKAKELSLDLKSITQLYNDYAVPFELWEACLEMLYFASYSGDADSSIVRETWARLIDQALSKGGIAEACAVLKRVGSRLYPGDGAVLPLDTLCLHLEKAALERVVSGVESVGDEDIARALLAACKGAVEPVLNTYEQLLSNGAILPSPNLRLRLLRSVLVVLREWAMSVFAHRMSTSATGASLILGGTFSFGQTTTINQGVRDKISSAANRYLTEVRRLPLPQSQTEAVSRGFRELEESLQSHFPFDRF; encoded by the exons ATGTTGGCTCTCAGCTTGACCTGGAAGAAGCTCTGGAAGCTTCTAGATATGCTAGTCATCCCTATACTGCTCAACCCAGAGAG CATCAAATTGGTGTGCATCCTGTTGCAGTGGCCCCCTTTAGTTGAAGTTGTGGATACTTGGGAGTTGCCTCCTGTCCTCATTGAAAGATACAATGCATCTGGTGGAGAGGGAACAGCTTTATGTGGAATATTTCCAGACATACGCAGAGCATGGGCATCGGTGGATAACACGTTATTTATCTGGCGGTTTGACAAGTG GGATGGACAATGTCCTGAATATAGTGTGGATGAACAGGCCATTTGTGCTGTTGGCTTAGCTAAAGCCAAGCCTGGCATTTTTGTTGAGGCCATCCAATATCTCCTCATATTGGCCACTCCTGCTGAG TTGATCCTTTTAGGTGTTTGTTGTTCTGGGAGGGGTGATGGCAGTGATCCATATGCTGAGGTTGTGCTTCAGCCGTTGCATGAGTATAGAATTCCGTCTGATGGAGTGACGATGACATGTATTACTTGCACTGATTGGGGTCGAATTTTTCTTTCTGGTCGTGATGGCCATGTTTATGAGATGCAATATACCACTGGTTCCGGTTGGCAGAAACGTTGTCGTAAAGTTTGTGTAACTGCAGGTTTGGGAAGTGTCATTTCAAG ATGGGTTGTGCCAAATGTGTTTAAATTTGCAGCTGTTGATCCTATTGTTGAAATGGTTGCCGATAATGAGAGACATATACTCTATGGAAGGACTGAACAGATGAAAATCCAAGTTTTCTCACTGGGCCCAGGTGGGGATGGGCCACTTAAGAAGGTTGCAGAGGAGAGAAATTTGATCAGCCAGAAAGATCCATCCTATGGTGGCAGGCAGCCAGTAGGGTCAAGGCTTCCTTCTCGATCGAATAAGACATCTATGGTTTCGATATCACCTTTGTCTATCTTAGAATCAAAGTCGCTTCATCTGGTTGCTGTTTTATCAGATGGAAGAAGGATGTACCTTACTACTGCACCATCAGGTGGAAATAGCGGTTCTCTTGGAGGTTTGGGTGGTCTTGGAAGCAATCTTCAGAGACCAAGTTGTTTAAAAGTAGTTGCAACCAGGCCTTCTCCTCCTTTGGGTGTGGGTAGTGGTCTTGCATTTGGAGCCATGGCCCTCTCTGGTAGATCTCAGAATGAAGATCTATCACTTAAGATAGAATCAGGTCATTATTCAGCTGGAGCTCTTGTTCTTTCTGATTCATCACCATCAACTAGTTCTTCTCTTCTAATTGTCAACAGGGATTCAAGCACACAAGCTTCATCCACTGGTTTGGTAGCTGGTGCTCGGAGCTCCCGTGCACTAAGGGAGTTGGTCTCATCCCTTCCTATCGAAGGTAGAATGCTTTTTGTGGCAGACATACTACCTCATCCAGATACAGCTGCCATTGTGCAGTCTTTATATTTACAACTAGAATTCTGTGGATTTGATGGTACGTGGGAATCCTCTGAAAAGGCATCTCGGAAGCTCTGGGCAAGAGGTGACCTTTCAACCCTACATATACTGCCAAGAAGGAGAATTGTTGTTTTCAGTACCATGGGCATGATGGAAATAGTATTTAACAGACCCGTTGACATCCTGAGGAGGTTGTTGGAGTCAAGCTCACCAAGGTCACTGTTGGAGGACTTCTTCAACCGTTATGGAGCTGGGGAGGCATCTGCAATGTGTTTAATGCTGGCTGCCAGAATTGTCTGTTCTGAAACCCTCATAAGCAATATTGTTGCTGAAAAAGCAGCTGATGCTTTTGAGGACCCAAGACTAGTTGGAATACCCCAGTTAGAAGGCAGTGGTGCATTGTCAAATACACGAACTCCAGCTGGGGGTTTTAGCATGGGACAGGTTGTTCAAGAAGCTGAGCCTGTATTTTCAGGTGCTTACGAAGGGTTGTGCCTGTGTTCATCAAGGTTACTTTTACCATTGTGGGAGCTCCCAGTATTTATTGCAAAAAGCGGCACAAGTTCTTCAGACATGGTTGTAATATGCAGACTCCCTGTTGGGGCAATGCAAGTTCTGGAAGATAAAATCCGCTCTATTGAGAAGTTTTTAAGTTCACGAAGGAATCAGAGAAGAGGGCTTTATGGTTCTGTTGCTGGTCTGGGGGATGTGACTGGTTCAATTCTGATAGGGACTGGCTCAGATATGGGTGTGGGTGATAGAAGTATGGTTCGGAATTTATTTGGTTCTTATTCTCGTAATGTTGAAACCAGTGAAGGTGGATCATCAGCTAAAAGGCAGCGACTTCCTTATACTTCTGCAGAACTAGCTGCCATGGAG GTGAGATCAATGGAATGTATCAGACAGTTGCTGCTCAGATGCAGTGAAGCCCTCTTTCTTCTCCAACTTCTTTCACAGCATCATGTAACACGCCTGATTAGTAATTTTGATGCAAATACTAGGCAAGCTGTAGTTCAGTTAACATTTCATCAACTAGTCTGCGAGGAAGAGGGTGACAAACTCGCTACAAGGCTTATAGCATCTCTGATGGAG TATTACACTGGTCCTGATGGCAGGGGTACAGTTGATGATATTAGTGGCAGACTGCGGGATGGTTGTCCAAGCTATTTCAAAGAGTCTGATTATAAATTCTTTCTTGCTGTTGAATGTCTTGAGAGAGCTGCGGCTACTTTTGATGCAGAGGAGAGGGAAAACCTGGCTAGAGAGGCCTTCAATTACCTGAGCAAAGTTCCAGAGTCTGCAGACCTACGTACTGTGTGCAAGCGTTTTGAAGATTTGAG GTATTATGAAGCTGTTGTTCGTTTACCTTTGCAAAAGGCACAGGCTTTGGACCCTGCTGGTGATGCTTTGAATGAGCAAAAAGATGTCAGAGATTTTGCACTTGCCCAACGTGAGCAGTGTTATGAAATTATTGCCAGTGCTTTGCGTGCCTTAAAAGGTGATAATTCACCAAAGGAATTTGGGTCTCCGATAAAACCTGTTGCTCAATCTGCACTTGATCAAGGCTCTCGTAAAAAGTATATATCCCAGATCGTCCAACTTGGCATCCAGTCATCTGATAGAGTTTTTCATGAGTATCTATATCGGACATTGATTGGTCTAGGCTTGGAAGATGAGTTGTTGGAATACGGAGGCCCTGATTTGGTGCCTTTTTTGCAAAGTGCTGGTCGTGAACCTTCACAAGAG GTTCATGCTGTTTCGGCAGTGACATCTTCTACTTCTCCACTTGGACAGTCAAGGTTGTCTATCGCACTTCATCAAGCAAAATATCTTGAGCTTCTGGCACGATATTATGTTTTGAAAAGACAGCATATTCTTGCTGCTCATGTGTTGGTAAGACTGGCTGAAAGACGCTCGACTGAGGGTGGACATGCTCCTACTCTGGAACAAAG GCGTCAGTACCTGAGTAATGCCGTGCTTCAGGCAAAGAGTGCCACTGAAGTTGATAATACGAGTGTTTCAGCACGAGGCTCTCTTGACAATGGACTTCTGGATTTGCTTGAAGGAAAGCTTACTGTTATTCAGTTCCAAATCAAAATCAAAGAGGAACTAGAGGCTATGGCCTCTAGATTAGAGGCTTCTCCAAGCACAGTCAACTCTGTTTCAAATGACTCACAACAAGAACAGAGCACCTCCCCCAATGCCGATTTGATCCGCACTATATCAGAAAAGGCAAAAGAGTTGTCCTTGGATTTGAAGAGTATCACTCAGCTATATAATGATTATGCTGTTCCATTTGAACTCTGGGAG GCATGTCTGGAAATGCTGTACTTTGCTAGCTATTCTGGTGATGCTGATAGTAGCATCGTGAGAGAGACCTGGGCCAGGCTCATTGATCAAGCTCTTTCGAAGGGTGGCATTGCTGAAGCTTGTGCAGTATTAAAGAGGGTTGGCTCCCGTCTTTATCCTGGGGATGGTGCAGTCTTACCATTAGACACATTGTGTCTGCACCTTGAGAAGGCTGCTTTG GAGCGAGTGGTTTCAGGGGTTGAATCTGTTGGAGATGAAGATATTGCAAGAGCTCTATTAGCTGCTTGCAAAGGTGCAGTAGAACCTGTATTGAATACTTATGAACAATTGTTATCGAATGGAGCTATTTTACCATCTCCAAATTTGAGATTACGCCTTCTTCGCTCTGTGCTTGTGGTGCTTAGAGAGTGGGCAATGTCCGTTTTTGCACATAGGATGAGTACAAGTGCTACTGGAGCTTCTTTAATCCTTGGTGGAACATTTTCCTTTGGGCAAACCACAACCATTAACCAAGGGGTTCGTGATAAGATTAGTAGCGCAGCTAACAG GTACTTGACTGAGGTCAGGAGACTGCCACTTCCACAGAGTCAAACTGAAGCAGTCTCTCGAGGTTTCCGAGAGCTTGAAGAATCACTGCAAAGTCACTTTCCATTTGACCGTTTTTGA
- the LOC140003923 gene encoding nuclear pore complex protein NUP155-like isoform X1 → MAWRNEIVMRDVFNAGLAISNCISRDVGSQLDLEEALEASRYASHPYTAQPREWPPLVEVVDTWELPPVLIERYNASGGEGTALCGIFPDIRRAWASVDNTLFIWRFDKWDGQCPEYSVDEQAICAVGLAKAKPGIFVEAIQYLLILATPAELILLGVCCSGRGDGSDPYAEVVLQPLHEYRIPSDGVTMTCITCTDWGRIFLSGRDGHVYEMQYTTGSGWQKRCRKVCVTAGLGSVISRWVVPNVFKFAAVDPIVEMVADNERHILYGRTEQMKIQVFSLGPGGDGPLKKVAEERNLISQKDPSYGGRQPVGSRLPSRSNKTSMVSISPLSILESKSLHLVAVLSDGRRMYLTTAPSGGNSGSLGGLGGLGSNLQRPSCLKVVATRPSPPLGVGSGLAFGAMALSGRSQNEDLSLKIESGHYSAGALVLSDSSPSTSSSLLIVNRDSSTQASSTGLVAGARSSRALRELVSSLPIEGRMLFVADILPHPDTAAIVQSLYLQLEFCGFDGTWESSEKASRKLWARGDLSTLHILPRRRIVVFSTMGMMEIVFNRPVDILRRLLESSSPRSLLEDFFNRYGAGEASAMCLMLAARIVCSETLISNIVAEKAADAFEDPRLVGIPQLEGSGALSNTRTPAGGFSMGQVVQEAEPVFSGAYEGLCLCSSRLLLPLWELPVFIAKSGTSSSDMVVICRLPVGAMQVLEDKIRSIEKFLSSRRNQRRGLYGSVAGLGDVTGSILIGTGSDMGVGDRSMVRNLFGSYSRNVETSEGGSSAKRQRLPYTSAELAAMEVRSMECIRQLLLRCSEALFLLQLLSQHHVTRLISNFDANTRQAVVQLTFHQLVCEEEGDKLATRLIASLMEYYTGPDGRGTVDDISGRLRDGCPSYFKESDYKFFLAVECLERAAATFDAEERENLAREAFNYLSKVPESADLRTVCKRFEDLRYYEAVVRLPLQKAQALDPAGDALNEQKDVRDFALAQREQCYEIIASALRALKGDNSPKEFGSPIKPVAQSALDQGSRKKYISQIVQLGIQSSDRVFHEYLYRTLIGLGLEDELLEYGGPDLVPFLQSAGREPSQEVHAVSAVTSSTSPLGQSRLSIALHQAKYLELLARYYVLKRQHILAAHVLVRLAERRSTEGGHAPTLEQRRQYLSNAVLQAKSATEVDNTSVSARGSLDNGLLDLLEGKLTVIQFQIKIKEELEAMASRLEASPSTVNSVSNDSQQEQSTSPNADLIRTISEKAKELSLDLKSITQLYNDYAVPFELWEACLEMLYFASYSGDADSSIVRETWARLIDQALSKGGIAEACAVLKRVGSRLYPGDGAVLPLDTLCLHLEKAALERVVSGVESVGDEDIARALLAACKGAVEPVLNTYEQLLSNGAILPSPNLRLRLLRSVLVVLREWAMSVFAHRMSTSATGASLILGGTFSFGQTTTINQGVRDKISSAANRYLTEVRRLPLPQSQTEAVSRGFRELEESLQSHFPFDRF, encoded by the exons ATGGCGTGGAGGAATGAGATTGTGATGCGTGACGTGTTTAATGCTGGGCTTGCCATCAGCAACTGTATAAGCAGAGATGTTGGCTCTCAGCTTGACCTGGAAGAAGCTCTGGAAGCTTCTAGATATGCTAGTCATCCCTATACTGCTCAACCCAGAGAG TGGCCCCCTTTAGTTGAAGTTGTGGATACTTGGGAGTTGCCTCCTGTCCTCATTGAAAGATACAATGCATCTGGTGGAGAGGGAACAGCTTTATGTGGAATATTTCCAGACATACGCAGAGCATGGGCATCGGTGGATAACACGTTATTTATCTGGCGGTTTGACAAGTG GGATGGACAATGTCCTGAATATAGTGTGGATGAACAGGCCATTTGTGCTGTTGGCTTAGCTAAAGCCAAGCCTGGCATTTTTGTTGAGGCCATCCAATATCTCCTCATATTGGCCACTCCTGCTGAG TTGATCCTTTTAGGTGTTTGTTGTTCTGGGAGGGGTGATGGCAGTGATCCATATGCTGAGGTTGTGCTTCAGCCGTTGCATGAGTATAGAATTCCGTCTGATGGAGTGACGATGACATGTATTACTTGCACTGATTGGGGTCGAATTTTTCTTTCTGGTCGTGATGGCCATGTTTATGAGATGCAATATACCACTGGTTCCGGTTGGCAGAAACGTTGTCGTAAAGTTTGTGTAACTGCAGGTTTGGGAAGTGTCATTTCAAG ATGGGTTGTGCCAAATGTGTTTAAATTTGCAGCTGTTGATCCTATTGTTGAAATGGTTGCCGATAATGAGAGACATATACTCTATGGAAGGACTGAACAGATGAAAATCCAAGTTTTCTCACTGGGCCCAGGTGGGGATGGGCCACTTAAGAAGGTTGCAGAGGAGAGAAATTTGATCAGCCAGAAAGATCCATCCTATGGTGGCAGGCAGCCAGTAGGGTCAAGGCTTCCTTCTCGATCGAATAAGACATCTATGGTTTCGATATCACCTTTGTCTATCTTAGAATCAAAGTCGCTTCATCTGGTTGCTGTTTTATCAGATGGAAGAAGGATGTACCTTACTACTGCACCATCAGGTGGAAATAGCGGTTCTCTTGGAGGTTTGGGTGGTCTTGGAAGCAATCTTCAGAGACCAAGTTGTTTAAAAGTAGTTGCAACCAGGCCTTCTCCTCCTTTGGGTGTGGGTAGTGGTCTTGCATTTGGAGCCATGGCCCTCTCTGGTAGATCTCAGAATGAAGATCTATCACTTAAGATAGAATCAGGTCATTATTCAGCTGGAGCTCTTGTTCTTTCTGATTCATCACCATCAACTAGTTCTTCTCTTCTAATTGTCAACAGGGATTCAAGCACACAAGCTTCATCCACTGGTTTGGTAGCTGGTGCTCGGAGCTCCCGTGCACTAAGGGAGTTGGTCTCATCCCTTCCTATCGAAGGTAGAATGCTTTTTGTGGCAGACATACTACCTCATCCAGATACAGCTGCCATTGTGCAGTCTTTATATTTACAACTAGAATTCTGTGGATTTGATGGTACGTGGGAATCCTCTGAAAAGGCATCTCGGAAGCTCTGGGCAAGAGGTGACCTTTCAACCCTACATATACTGCCAAGAAGGAGAATTGTTGTTTTCAGTACCATGGGCATGATGGAAATAGTATTTAACAGACCCGTTGACATCCTGAGGAGGTTGTTGGAGTCAAGCTCACCAAGGTCACTGTTGGAGGACTTCTTCAACCGTTATGGAGCTGGGGAGGCATCTGCAATGTGTTTAATGCTGGCTGCCAGAATTGTCTGTTCTGAAACCCTCATAAGCAATATTGTTGCTGAAAAAGCAGCTGATGCTTTTGAGGACCCAAGACTAGTTGGAATACCCCAGTTAGAAGGCAGTGGTGCATTGTCAAATACACGAACTCCAGCTGGGGGTTTTAGCATGGGACAGGTTGTTCAAGAAGCTGAGCCTGTATTTTCAGGTGCTTACGAAGGGTTGTGCCTGTGTTCATCAAGGTTACTTTTACCATTGTGGGAGCTCCCAGTATTTATTGCAAAAAGCGGCACAAGTTCTTCAGACATGGTTGTAATATGCAGACTCCCTGTTGGGGCAATGCAAGTTCTGGAAGATAAAATCCGCTCTATTGAGAAGTTTTTAAGTTCACGAAGGAATCAGAGAAGAGGGCTTTATGGTTCTGTTGCTGGTCTGGGGGATGTGACTGGTTCAATTCTGATAGGGACTGGCTCAGATATGGGTGTGGGTGATAGAAGTATGGTTCGGAATTTATTTGGTTCTTATTCTCGTAATGTTGAAACCAGTGAAGGTGGATCATCAGCTAAAAGGCAGCGACTTCCTTATACTTCTGCAGAACTAGCTGCCATGGAG GTGAGATCAATGGAATGTATCAGACAGTTGCTGCTCAGATGCAGTGAAGCCCTCTTTCTTCTCCAACTTCTTTCACAGCATCATGTAACACGCCTGATTAGTAATTTTGATGCAAATACTAGGCAAGCTGTAGTTCAGTTAACATTTCATCAACTAGTCTGCGAGGAAGAGGGTGACAAACTCGCTACAAGGCTTATAGCATCTCTGATGGAG TATTACACTGGTCCTGATGGCAGGGGTACAGTTGATGATATTAGTGGCAGACTGCGGGATGGTTGTCCAAGCTATTTCAAAGAGTCTGATTATAAATTCTTTCTTGCTGTTGAATGTCTTGAGAGAGCTGCGGCTACTTTTGATGCAGAGGAGAGGGAAAACCTGGCTAGAGAGGCCTTCAATTACCTGAGCAAAGTTCCAGAGTCTGCAGACCTACGTACTGTGTGCAAGCGTTTTGAAGATTTGAG GTATTATGAAGCTGTTGTTCGTTTACCTTTGCAAAAGGCACAGGCTTTGGACCCTGCTGGTGATGCTTTGAATGAGCAAAAAGATGTCAGAGATTTTGCACTTGCCCAACGTGAGCAGTGTTATGAAATTATTGCCAGTGCTTTGCGTGCCTTAAAAGGTGATAATTCACCAAAGGAATTTGGGTCTCCGATAAAACCTGTTGCTCAATCTGCACTTGATCAAGGCTCTCGTAAAAAGTATATATCCCAGATCGTCCAACTTGGCATCCAGTCATCTGATAGAGTTTTTCATGAGTATCTATATCGGACATTGATTGGTCTAGGCTTGGAAGATGAGTTGTTGGAATACGGAGGCCCTGATTTGGTGCCTTTTTTGCAAAGTGCTGGTCGTGAACCTTCACAAGAG GTTCATGCTGTTTCGGCAGTGACATCTTCTACTTCTCCACTTGGACAGTCAAGGTTGTCTATCGCACTTCATCAAGCAAAATATCTTGAGCTTCTGGCACGATATTATGTTTTGAAAAGACAGCATATTCTTGCTGCTCATGTGTTGGTAAGACTGGCTGAAAGACGCTCGACTGAGGGTGGACATGCTCCTACTCTGGAACAAAG GCGTCAGTACCTGAGTAATGCCGTGCTTCAGGCAAAGAGTGCCACTGAAGTTGATAATACGAGTGTTTCAGCACGAGGCTCTCTTGACAATGGACTTCTGGATTTGCTTGAAGGAAAGCTTACTGTTATTCAGTTCCAAATCAAAATCAAAGAGGAACTAGAGGCTATGGCCTCTAGATTAGAGGCTTCTCCAAGCACAGTCAACTCTGTTTCAAATGACTCACAACAAGAACAGAGCACCTCCCCCAATGCCGATTTGATCCGCACTATATCAGAAAAGGCAAAAGAGTTGTCCTTGGATTTGAAGAGTATCACTCAGCTATATAATGATTATGCTGTTCCATTTGAACTCTGGGAG GCATGTCTGGAAATGCTGTACTTTGCTAGCTATTCTGGTGATGCTGATAGTAGCATCGTGAGAGAGACCTGGGCCAGGCTCATTGATCAAGCTCTTTCGAAGGGTGGCATTGCTGAAGCTTGTGCAGTATTAAAGAGGGTTGGCTCCCGTCTTTATCCTGGGGATGGTGCAGTCTTACCATTAGACACATTGTGTCTGCACCTTGAGAAGGCTGCTTTG GAGCGAGTGGTTTCAGGGGTTGAATCTGTTGGAGATGAAGATATTGCAAGAGCTCTATTAGCTGCTTGCAAAGGTGCAGTAGAACCTGTATTGAATACTTATGAACAATTGTTATCGAATGGAGCTATTTTACCATCTCCAAATTTGAGATTACGCCTTCTTCGCTCTGTGCTTGTGGTGCTTAGAGAGTGGGCAATGTCCGTTTTTGCACATAGGATGAGTACAAGTGCTACTGGAGCTTCTTTAATCCTTGGTGGAACATTTTCCTTTGGGCAAACCACAACCATTAACCAAGGGGTTCGTGATAAGATTAGTAGCGCAGCTAACAG GTACTTGACTGAGGTCAGGAGACTGCCACTTCCACAGAGTCAAACTGAAGCAGTCTCTCGAGGTTTCCGAGAGCTTGAAGAATCACTGCAAAGTCACTTTCCATTTGACCGTTTTTGA